The following DNA comes from Candidatus Methylomirabilis sp..
GGTGATCGAAAGTCTTGCCAACGGGGATGAAGCGCTGGTTTTGTCAGAACTCGTCCGCGTCCTGAAGCCCGGTGGGACGGTTATCCTGACCACATATGTTGGCGCCAGCGATGATCGTCTCGCGAATCTCAAGGATCGCAAATACGATGAGCCGTTTCATTGGCGTACGCTTGATGGCCTCTTGGCCCCCTATGTAGAGATGCTTGAAGGAGGCCTGGACAGTCTTAAGATCCTGAGCGGACTGCAAGGTGGCGACATCGAACGATTCTGGACTGCTCACAGGGATGTAGGGTCATCATGGCAAGGGATTCGGGGCTATGTCGCCATGGGGATCGTGCTTTCAAAAACAGCTCAGGCCGATTGCGCGCAGCGCGCTGCAGATGTGCATTCGCGGAGCGGAAAGTCAGTAGAAGGAGAGGACCGTCATCTTGAATCCTGGAGGTCGGACGCGGCTGATGCCATGCTAAAGTCCCAAATCCACCGAACCATCGAGCTTAAACGTGCCCTGGAAGAGAAGGAGGCGGTCATCCAGGAGCAGAAGCGAGCGATCGAAGCGTATAAGGCACACATGGAGAACTGTCAACACCTACAGATTACTGGTCAAGGACACGTCATCCACAGGTCTGAGCTGTCACGACTTGTGGCGGCCCTCAAACAGCTCTTTGGGCGAAAGTCCGTCCGTGACAAGGGGGAGAAGCGGCAGCCATGAGATGATTTCAAACTGGACTCACTATAATTCTGGCTCAGCCGTGTGTTCCGACATGTTTGAGCAGAGTCCCGAGCAACGGTTGATTGTGACCTGCAATCCCGTGCGGCCCCTGAAATTCGGCGTGCCCAATCGCCGCCAACTGGGCCTGCCGATATTCTCGATCGCATTCAGGCCCTTAGGGGACGCTACGGGATCGTCAGGACTCCGACGCCGCTGAATCGGCTTTGCTTAAGGAGCTGAAGAGCGTGATTGGCCTCATCCAGGGGTCGGACTCATGGTGATGCCGGCAAGTGAGATCGTGCCGCCCTTCCTGAGGACCCGAAGCGCCTGCAGCACCAGCCGTCCAACAGGCGCAAAGATGACCGCGCTATCGAGCAGTCCAGGCGGGTCGTCCTCAGCCTGACCCGTCGAGGGGGCGATACTGCTCGCGAAGGTGAAGAAGGATATTACCATTCTGGAGCGCTGCTTTAAGGAGTTGAAAAAGTACATCCGGATGTATGTTGATTGCAGCGAACCGCTCCGCGTCTAAACGAATACGCCGAGCGTCAAGTCATAGTATGTACAAGGTTAAAACCTAACAGACCAGGGGCGACATGTAATGAGTCTATAGAACACACGGACGACAGTCCATGCTGCGAGGATGAAAGAACATGGCGACAATCATCGAATACACCGATCAGAAAAGGCCGACCAATAGCTATCCAAAGCGGATTATCTCACCGCTCACGCCTAGCCCATGCTGTTACTCAAAAATGGAACAGATCGGAGTGGAACAGCACGAAGAAGGCTGGAGTTTCATTTATAAACGTTGCAAGAAGTGCGGTTTTGCTGTCCGCCACGTAACCGCACGGGACCCACAACTCCTCACGAAGAAAGGTCCTCGCTTCGATCACCAGGAGTTGATCGGTTTCCACAACTAGAGCTGCCCGAAACTTGCCTCCCGCATTATCCTCCACCTGTGGTATACTTTTTGATCAAAGGAGAAATCGCAATCGCGGAGCCCAGAGATGAAAACCGATAGTCTTGTTGCAGAAACTGAAGTGAGCGCTCTGCTTGATCTTGAAGGAGAGATCGAGCGGCTGAAAAAAAATTTACATGCGGTGGTGCTGGCACACTATTACCAGGAGTCTGAAATTCAGGATGTCGCCGATTTCGTCGGCGATAGCCTGCAACTCTCCCAGCAGGCGGCAAAGACGAGCGCTGAGGTGATTGTCTTTGCCGGCGTCCACTTTATGGCGGAAACGGCGAAGATCCTGAATCCCTCGAAGCAGGTACTGCTCCCCGACCTGGCGGCCGGATGCTCACTGGCGGAGGGGTGCCCGGCGCCTCTCTTCGAACGCTTCCGGCAAAAATATCCGGACCACATCGTCATCAGCTACATCAATTGTACTGCTGAGATCAAGGCGATGAGTGACATCATCTGCACCTCAAGTAACGCAGAAAAGATCATCAACCAGATCCCAAAGGAGCAGCCGATTCTTTTTGCGCCCGATCAGAACCTGGGTCGCTATCTGATCAAAAAGACCGGCCGTAACCTGGTGCTATGGCCTGGCACCTGTGTGGTGCACGAGACGTTTTCTGAGAAGAAGCTCGTGCAGCTTATGCTGCACCATTCTCATGCTAAGGTGCTCGCGCATCCCGAATGCGAAGCCGGCGTACTGCAGCATGCCGACTATATCGGCTCGACGAGCGGAATCCTGAATTACGTGAAGCAAAGCGCGGACACCGAATTCATCATCGCAACCGAGCCCGGCATCATTCACCAGATGGAGAAGGCCTGCCCGGACAAAATATTTATTCCGGCCCCTCCGGATGGGGATTGCGCGTGCAACCAGTGCCCCCACATGCGACTCAATAGCCTAGAAAAGCTGTACCTATGCATGAAACGCCGTGCGCCGGAAATTACGCTGAATGAAGAACTGCGACTGCTTGCGTTACGGCCAATCCAGCGTATGCTGGATATGAGTTAGGACTGCCTCTCTCTTACCCCCATGCCCCTATCCCTCGTCCGGATCAACCGCCGAGAAGCTCTCAAGAGGTTTCTTGAGGAAGACATCGGTCAGGGTGATGTGACGACCCTCGCGATTGTCCCGCCCGATCAAAAGGCCATCGGCCATTTTGTAGCCAAGGCGCCTCTCGTGCTGGCGGGGATCGAGTCGGCTATCGAGATCCTCACCCTTTTAGATGAAGGCGTAGTGATTGAGAGCCGGCATCGTGATGGTGATGCGCTGTGTGAAGGCGATCGGGCAGCGTCCGTTCGTGGTCAGGCCCGGGCGTTACTCAGCGGTGAGCGTGTGGCTACAAACCTGCTGCAGCGACTCTGCGGAATCGCCACGCTGACAAGACGGTTTGTTGAGGCTGTCCGCGGGACACAGGCGAAGATTCTCGACACTCGAAAAACCACGCCGGGGCTGCGGGCGTTTGAGAAGTACGCGGTGACCGTCGGCGGCGGGATCAATCACCGCTTTGGACTTGATGACGCGATCCTGATCAAGGACAACCACATCAGGCTGGCAGGCGGTGTTCGTCCAGCCATTGAAACAGCCAGGCAACATGAGAGCCGCCGGCATCGGTTTGAGGTCGAGGTCACCACGCTCGAAGAGTTGCAGGAGGCCCTCCGGTACGACCTTGACGCCGTTCTCCTCGATAACATGAACCCGGACATGGTTCGACAGGCGGTGACGTGCGTGCGCGCTCACGAGAGCGGCGGTAAGATCATCGTCGAAGCGTCAGGTGGAATGACCCTCGACAATGTTCGGGCATTCGCAGAGGCCGGTGTCGATTGGATCTCCATCGGGGCCTTGACGCATACCGCCTCAGCCGTTGACATGAGTTTCAAAATTCACCCCACGTAATCCGGCCATGAAGACGGATGCCCTAATTATCGGCAGCGGCCTCGCAGGATGTGCCGCGGCGCTGGCGGCGGCCAAACAGGGTGTTGAGGTCACGCTGCTCACGCGATCGCCCCACCCGGAGGAAAGCAGCACCTTCTGGGCCCAAGGGGGGATCATCTATCAGGGGACGGACGACTCTCCTCAAAAGCTGGTGGCCGATATTCTTGCGGCCGGCGCAGGCCTGAGTTCGCCTGAGGCGGCGTTACTGGTCAGTCGCGAGGGCCCAAAGCTGGTGAAGGAGATCCTCATTGATGAGCTTGGGGTTCCGTTCGACGAATCTTCGGAAGATTCAACCCGATGGGACCTGACTGCCGAAGCCGCGCATTCA
Coding sequences within:
- the nadA gene encoding quinolinate synthase NadA — encoded protein: MKTDSLVAETEVSALLDLEGEIERLKKNLHAVVLAHYYQESEIQDVADFVGDSLQLSQQAAKTSAEVIVFAGVHFMAETAKILNPSKQVLLPDLAAGCSLAEGCPAPLFERFRQKYPDHIVISYINCTAEIKAMSDIICTSSNAEKIINQIPKEQPILFAPDQNLGRYLIKKTGRNLVLWPGTCVVHETFSEKKLVQLMLHHSHAKVLAHPECEAGVLQHADYIGSTSGILNYVKQSADTEFIIATEPGIIHQMEKACPDKIFIPAPPDGDCACNQCPHMRLNSLEKLYLCMKRRAPEITLNEELRLLALRPIQRMLDMS
- a CDS encoding class I SAM-dependent methyltransferase is translated as MSFSPRPVFQKVELLADLPGKVFSHKTAIYEQHLAPYSTIMDAQIGEGTILGKSYLSRRYADIIRWPIRRLEYSFVLHHALPVLERGRRQKVLGAGCGVTPLPHFFASMDAEVDAVDFDEGVIETLKTARVNEVYGSRVNHQWMDLRRLAFSDSTFDLVTCASVIESLANGDEALVLSELVRVLKPGGTVILTTYVGASDDRLANLKDRKYDEPFHWRTLDGLLAPYVEMLEGGLDSLKILSGLQGGDIERFWTAHRDVGSSWQGIRGYVAMGIVLSKTAQADCAQRAADVHSRSGKSVEGEDRHLESWRSDAADAMLKSQIHRTIELKRALEEKEAVIQEQKRAIEAYKAHMENCQHLQITGQGHVIHRSELSRLVAALKQLFGRKSVRDKGEKRQP
- the nadC gene encoding carboxylating nicotinate-nucleotide diphosphorylase, which gives rise to MPLSLVRINRREALKRFLEEDIGQGDVTTLAIVPPDQKAIGHFVAKAPLVLAGIESAIEILTLLDEGVVIESRHRDGDALCEGDRAASVRGQARALLSGERVATNLLQRLCGIATLTRRFVEAVRGTQAKILDTRKTTPGLRAFEKYAVTVGGGINHRFGLDDAILIKDNHIRLAGGVRPAIETARQHESRRHRFEVEVTTLEELQEALRYDLDAVLLDNMNPDMVRQAVTCVRAHESGGKIIVEASGGMTLDNVRAFAEAGVDWISIGALTHTASAVDMSFKIHPT